AGCTAGAGAAGAGAACCTGCCTCACTCGGTGCCACGCGACCCTCCGAAACATCCTTCTCGTTGACAACAGCGGCCGCCCGCTCAGTGTGCGACCGAGCACCTCCGCAAAAAGAACCGTCCCCACCTCGACAACTGGCCTTCCGGGCATCCTGCGACCACTCAAGGCCTCCTCATCCTTCACAATCCCCATCTTTCCTGGAACCAAAAACTCCCCGGCATCCCTCCCCAAATCGCACAACAGGTACGGCAGCTCTGCTTCGTAGAGCGGAAGCACCTCCTTGGTCAGCATCGTGCCCAACATGTCGGCGCCGATGTTCACGTCGAGCTTGTTCTCATTCCCCGACACCACCACGCCGACCACAAAATCCCCGGGCTTCGGATCATAGTACTGAATCCGGACGCCGAcgacctcttctttttctttctcctcctcggcGGGTTCTCTAGTTTCATCCGGCTCGCTCTCTTCTCCGATCTTGGCTTCGGAGTCGGATTCCCTTCGTTTAAAAAACTTCAAGAACGGGGCTAGGGCCTCTTCCATATCCGGGGGCCTTCGGGGGGCGGAGGGTTCGCTGTCGTCGGGGATTGGGATCGGGGACGGTTTGCCAAGGAGCTCAAGCTCGGATTCTTTGCCGAGGCCGTCGACGGGGGAGGAGAAGGGGACATGGGTTCGCCTCAAGAAGGGGGATTTGGGGGAGAGGACGCgggagagaagaggaaagatGGGATTTTTAGGTTGAGGgcgaggggagggggagggataGGAGAGGTTTAAGGGGAGAAAGAGAGGCGAGAGAGAATGGGTTTGCATCACGCTTTTTCTTCGCTCGCCCCCGCGGCGATAGCTGTGAGCCCCGGCGATCTTGTTCCGGCTTTACCTATCCGTCAGGAGCTCTGGTGACTCTGGATTGCGTCCAGGATGCGCCTGGGATACTAATCCATTTAAAAGCGGCAGCTTATCTGCCGATTTTATATTGTCACGTCGGTTATATATAGAAGCCGGCACCCGTGTGCCGACTTTACATAACTATACATGCATTTAACACGTAAACAGTAACACCAATCAGCTTGATTTGTAGTCTCTGACTCTCTGTTAGTGAAACAATAGAAGTTTACCATCCAAATATCAGGATATATCATTACTAGCATACTGCATATAACCTATGCAATGCACACGGTACAGTTTTTTGCTCCTTACTTTCTTTTCAGACGGTTCTTAGCATGCAATGTACCAATGTaacaaattataataatattggtTGGTCGGGTGATCTGAATTGTTAGCCCTAGAATGGATGCATCCACCCGAGATGGGAAGACATAGGTTTGTTTCTGCGTTGAAAATGTGCAACATAAAAGAACTGGGATTTTTACTGTTGACAGCTGCTCATGTAATAAACCACCTTTAGGATTTTCCAGCCTGCATCGTAAGATAGGAACCAGGATTCAGGGATAGGTAGTTGGGTGCAGAGGATAAAAGAGCTGGTCGGCAGATGTATTTCAGTTTCTATGCCAATTTTACAATTCTGTCGGCAGAACTATAGGGACTTGGTAGCTTTTTATCATGCATCTTGACTAGTGCTCGGGCATACCTGTATGCGTTTATTAGATCCCTAGATGTTCTTCCTCCATTGATATACTTGTCTTAATGTTGATGTGGAGATGACCTTATCTTATAACATATAAGATTGATTAATATGAGAATGGGAATTCTGACAGCCATCTCTAAGTTTCTCAGTGGAGCCAAGTCTATGCATCTTCTTTAAAGGTGGTATGGAATATTGCTAAAGAGATAAACCATAGCCATCAGATTATCTAGTTCAACTTACTTTAAAAGTATAATGATGTGAAAAAATAGGTTGCTGGCAATATGTGATCAGACTTCTCTGGTGCTAGACCCTTCAAGAATTTGCTTGGGACTATACCCAAGATGCTTAAACTCTAAATTTGGTTACAGAATTGCATTTTTAGCTGATCAAGTCGCATGTTTTATTGGTAGCGATGTATGTTTTCAAGAAATGTTAATATAGTAGAAATGTTCTGAAAACAGTTCCAACAATCCATGTTCACAGAAAACTTTATTTTAAGCAAAGCTTCGATTGGATGTTTGcactatattaaattattaatgtgGGTAGAGTAAGCTTGATCGACACCCAAAACATGGCGGCAGAAATGCAATTCATAATTTATAAAATCTGTTTTTCTTTGgatttaagtttctaaggagGAATTTGATTTGAGCACTCCCATCGTCTGGGAAATTTTCGATGCTGTATGCCATATGCACCGAAAATTTTCGATGCTAAAGAATTTATCTCATCCTACGCCCAAATGCTTTACTGACCAGGAAATTGTGCTATGCAGATGCCTTGTTCTAAGAGGACTGCTGCAATCTATCAGAAGTTGCAACCAGCACTGGGCCCGAGAGACGCAGGGCACTACTAGCTTAATAACTTTGGTCATAATTACTTGCAACCATGTATGAATTGTGGCAAAAGTTCGGCCAAAACATGTATTTCTTTTCCCATTTCTGAAGTTATGTGAGTGCTCTCGCCATCTTCACAAAACCAGATGACAGCATATATATCTTCtcctcaagaagaaaaaggatgagAACAGGTAATATTCAGCTGATTCTTGGGACCAGGCAGATGTCGCCAATTATCACCAATCTGCTGGCCAGCTGATTCTTGCTTTCATCAAACCCCTTTACGCCAATATTCATACTTCTGGGTCATGACTGACGTAGATATCTGGAAGGTAGACATTATCTGGCTTGTTCAAGGATACTGTCCTGACTTGTTTGGCTGCAGCTCTCTCTTCTCCGAAACTTCACAGGTTATATGTCACCTAACTTGCTCCTCGATCTTGTCAACTTTGGAGGACCCTCCAAGACCTTTGGTTTTGATTCTGTGCTGACTTAAGGATTACTGGTATCTAATGATCTTTGTGGAGCCTTCAATTTGGTCAGCAGTGCACAACGGGTCTGCCGAATGCTGAGGTTCCCATGTTGGCCATATAGCGTGGCTCTTTTGCTCTCTGATAATCACAGGAATGTAATTGGCTGTCACCAAAGCTGTGTTTTAAAGTTTTAATGAGCGATGGTGAGGAAAGCACTTGCCATAACCCCATaacctcttctttctcttttcatgTCGTAATACAGCAAGGGCGTGTCACTAGTCTCCAGTGCCGAACCTTCATAGGCCATCCATATTTTTCTGTTGTTCCTAATTATGATTGGGCCATCAGCAGCCCCCAGTGGGAAGGTAGGAAGGGGCGGCTCGGTGCACACTGGACCACTTGATCATTTGATGCAATGTGAACCATATAAGATCCACATGTCTGAGGATCCAGGcgggcatatgtttagtcctaTATTAACCATGCACTGGATAGATCTTTGCTACTTGTACCGAGCCAACGAacacaaataatatcttccgagtAGCTTTTTTAAGGTGAAGTCCTGATTATGACAAATAGTATTAAAGCGGATTCGGCTCATGCGCTATATAAAATAGGAGAT
This portion of the Phoenix dactylifera cultivar Barhee BC4 chromosome 11, palm_55x_up_171113_PBpolish2nd_filt_p, whole genome shotgun sequence genome encodes:
- the LOC103720582 gene encoding protein PIGMENT DEFECTIVE 338, chloroplastic isoform X2, translating into MQTHSLSPLFLPLNLSYPSPSPRPQPKNPIFPLLSRVLSPKSPFLRRTHVPFSSPVDGLGKESELELLGKPSPIPIPDDSEPSAPRRPPDMEEALAPFLKFFKRRESDSEAKIGEESEPDETREPAEEEKEKEEVVGVRIQYYDPKPGDFVVGVVVSGNENKLDVNIGADMLGTMLTKEVLPLYEAELPYLLCDLGRDAGEFLVPGKMGIVKDEEALSGRRMPGRPVVEVGTVLFAEVLGRTLSGRPLLSTRRMFRRVAWHRVRQIKQLNEPIEVKIFEWNTGGLLTRIEGLRAFLPKAELMNRINNFSDLKDNVGRQMLVCICKIDEATNNIIISEKEAWDILYLKEGTLLEGTVRKIFPYGAQVRIGETNRSGLLHISNITRSHVTSVSDVLKVDEKVKVLVVKSMFPDKISLSIADLESEPGLFLSNKEKVFSEAEEMAKKYRQRLPLVSATRKLKSLPDDALPFDDEARLYSNWKWFKFEQHNEGTVKVGA
- the LOC103720582 gene encoding protein PIGMENT DEFECTIVE 338, chloroplastic isoform X1; its protein translation is MQTHSLSPLFLPLNLSYPSPSPRPQPKNPIFPLLSRVLSPKSPFLRRTHVPFSSPVDGLGKESELELLGKPSPIPIPDDSEPSAPRRPPDMEEALAPFLKFFKRRESDSEAKIGEESEPDETREPAEEEKEKEEVVGVRIQYYDPKPGDFVVGVVVSGNENKLDVNIGADMLGTMLTKEVLPLYEAELPYLLCDLGRDAGEFLVPGKMGIVKDEEALSGRRMPGRPVVEVGTVLFAEVLGRTLSGRPLLSTRRMFRRVAWHRVRQIKQLNEPIEVKIFEWNTGGLLTRIEGLRAFLPKAELMNRINNFSDLKDNVGRQMLVCICKIDEATNNIIISEKEAWDILYLKEGTLLEGTVRKIFPYGAQVRIGETNRSGLLHISNITRSHVTSVSDVLKVDEKVKVLVVKSMFPDKISLSIADLESEPGLFLSNKEKVFSEAEEMAKKYRQRLPLVSATRKLKSLPDDALPFDDEARLYSNWKWFKFEQHNEGTGNDSTIL